The nucleotide window TTTAGAAAGCGCAACCCATTAGTTAGCGCTGCGCGGGAGTAGGGTGTCCCCATGGCGATCGAGAGCAGTGCCGCAACGGCCGGGGAGCCCGCCCCCGGCTGTGCGGACGACCTGGCCTATGACGTGTTCGCGCGCGAGTGCCCCTCGCGTGAGGCGCTCAAGCACATCACCGACCGGTGGGGCAGCCTGACGCTGGGCGCGCTGCTCGACGGGACCTTCCGCTTCAACGAGCTGCGGCGCCGGGTCGAAGGGGTCAGCGAGAAGATGCTGGCGCAGACCCTGCACGCGCTGGAGCGGGACGGGTTGGTGCACCGCGAGGCGCAGCAGTCCAATCCGCCCAGGGTGGATTACGCGCTGACGCCCCTGGGGAACCAGGTCGCCCGTCAACTACGGCTGCTGATCGACCTGGTGGAGGACCGGATGCCGCAGGTGCTCCAGGCCCGGGAGCGCTACGACGCCCGGCACACCGCGGGCTGACCCGCCGGCCCGCGCCCCGCGCTCAGGCCCGGGGCGGCCGCTGGCAGCGGGGGCAGAAGTAGCTGGAGCGGTTCATCCAGGGACGGCGGCGGATGGGCGTGCCGCAGCGGCCGCAGGGTTCGTCCTCCCGGCCGTAGGCGTCCAGGGAGCGGTCGAAGTAGCCGGAGTCGCCGTTGACGTTGACGTAGAGGCTGTCGAAGCTGGTGCCGCCGACGGCGAGCGCGGCGTTCATCACGTCCCGGACGTGGCCGAGCAGTTCGGCGGTGCGCGGACGGGTGAAGGTGGCGGTCGGCCGCTCGTAGTGGAGCCTGCTGCGCCACAGCGCCTCGTCGGCGTAGATGTTGCCGACGCCGCTGATCAGCGTCTGGTCGAGCAGCGCCCGCTTGATGGTGGTCCGGCGGCGGCGCAGCGCGGCGTGGAAGGCCGCGTCGTCGAAGGCGGGGTCCAGCGGGTCGCGGGCGATGTGCGCGATCACGTCGGGAAGCAGGTCGGGGTCGCCGGGGACGGTGTCATGCAGCGAGAGGCCGCCGAAGGTGCGCTGGTCGACGAAGCGGAGTTCGGTGCCCAGGGCGTCGGCGAAGCCCAGCCGGATCCGCAGATGCTTCTCGTCGGGGGCGCCTGCCGGCTGGACCAGCAGCTGACCGCTCATGCCGAGGTGGGCGAGGATCGCCAGCCCGTGGGTGACGGACGGGGTGACCCTCGGGGTGAGGCCCTCGGCGGCGGTCTGGGCGGCCGGGCCGCCGCCGGTCACCGGGAGCCAGAGGTACTTGCCGCGACGGCGGGCGGCGCCGACGCGCAGCCCCGTCAGCCGGGCCGCGAAGTCGGCCGCACCGGCGGTGTGCCGGCGGATCGCTCGCGGATGGCGTACCTCGACGGTGTCGATCGTGCGTCCGCTGACCCAGCGCTCCAGTCCGCGGCGTACGACCTCGACCTCGGGCAGCTCGGGCACGGAGGGCTCCTCGGGAACGGTGGCGGCGACAAAGACCTCTGACCCCGTCCGGAGCGGCGCGGGGCCGCCCGGAAGGGGTCAGAAGCGGGGTTTCAGTGTGCCGACGACGGGCTGTCGCCGGCGGCCGGAGCCGAGTCGGGCTGCGCGGCGGTGGCCGCTCCGGTGGAATCGGTGCGGTCACCGGGTGCGGGCGACTCCTCGTCGCCGGAAGCCGCCGCCTTGGCCGCCTCGTCCGCCGCGGCGCGGATCGCACGCCACGCGGACTCCGCCGCCTGCTGCTCGGCTTCCTTCTTGCTGCGGCCGGTGCCGGTGCCGTACGAGACACCACCGACGCGGGCAGCAGCAGTAAAGGTCTTCTCGTGGTCCGGGCCGGTCTCGGTGACCAGGTATTCCGGGACGCCGAGACCTTCGGTCGCGGTGAGTTCCTGGAGGCTCGTCTTCCAGTCCAGGCCGGCGCCCAGGCTGGAGGACTTCTCGATCAGCGGGTCGAAGAGCCGGTGCACCAGCTCACCCGCCGCATCGAGACCCTGGTCGAGATAGACCGCGCCGATCACCGCTTCAAGGGTGTCGGCGAGGATGGAGGCCTTGTCCCGGCCGCCCGTGCCCTCTTCGCCCCGTCCGAGGCGGATGAAGGCGCCGAGGTCGAGGCCGCGGCCCACCTCGGCAAGCGCACGCGAGTTGACCACCGCGGCCCGGAGCTTGGCCAGCTGGCCTTCCGGGAGGTCGGGGTGGATGCGGTACAGCGTGTCCGTGACCACCAGGCCGAGCACCGAATCCCCGAGGAATTCGAGCCGCTCGTTGGTGGGCAGACCGCCGTTCTCGTATGCGAACGAGCGGTGCGTCAGCGCACGCACCAGAAGGGCGGTCTCGAGCTTGTACCCGAGCCGCCCTTCCAGAAGCGTGTGGGACGAGGCCGTGTCCGCCGGAGTCGGTTCATCCCCGCGTGTGCGGGAAGTCGCATGGGCGTCTTGCGCCTTCTTGGGGCTAGACACGGAGCCTGTCACCAGCCGCTCAGACCTCGAGGACCTGGCGCTTGTTGTAGGTGCCGCAGCTCGGGCACGCGATGTGCTGCTGCTTCGGCTCGTGGCAGCGCTCGCACGCCACCAGGGTGGGGACCGCAGCCTTCCACTGCGACCGGCGGTGGCGCGTGTTGCTGCGCGACATCTTCCGCTTCGGAACAGCCACGGCTACTTCTCCTGCTTCTCGTCGACGCCCGCTTCGGCGCCGCCCATGTTGTCCTTCTCGCCGTCCTTGACGGTCCCGGCGAGTCCCTGCAGTGCCGCCCAACGGATGTCGACGGCGTCGTGGTGGTGGTCCGGGTCGTCCGCGAGCCGCACTCCGCAGTCGGAGCACAGGCCCGGGCAGTCGTCCTGGCACACCGGCTGCATCGGCAGTGCAAGCACCACCGCATCACGCAGCACGGGCTCGAGGTCGAACAGGTCGTCCTCGAGGAAGAGGGTGTCCTCCTCGTCCTCGGCGTCGTCGCCGGCGTCCTCATGGACCCTGGCATCGGCGTCGGGGTAGGCGAACATCTCCTGGAAGTCCGCGTCGAGCTCTCGCTCCAGCGGCTCCAGACACCTTACGCACTCCCCCTTGACGGTTGCACGGCCGGTGCCTGTGACAAGCACCCCGTCCATGACCGACTCCAGGCGGAGGTCGAGCTCGATCGCCGCGCCCGCGGGCACAGCGATGACCTCGTTGCCGAGGTCCCGGGGGGCCTCGACGGAGCGGGAGACCCTCTTGAGCGCACCGGGACGCCGGCCCAGCTCGCGCGTATCGAACACGAGAGGGGAACGGTGGTCGAGGCGGGCGTTGATGGCTTCCTGCTTTCTACGGGGATTGCGTGCCGCCTGAATCCCAGGGCTGGAATTCCGGGCAGCAGTGATCGCGGACATACGCGCGACCGAAGAGCCAGGATACTGGACGGGCCCCGATAGGCCCAATCCGCTTCCGGCCGGAGTGCGGACCGCGGGCCGCGCGCCTACTGGCGCCCCTCCTCGTACTGCCGGAGCTGGTCCAGGTCGATCATGCTGGTGTCGAAGAGGCTGGTCTCGTCCAGCGCGCCGGGCTGTGCCGCATGGCCGTGCGGGGGCTGCTGAGGCATCTGCTGCTGCGGCATCTGCTGCTGCGGGAGGTAGGCGTTCGGGTCGTAGCCCTGCTGCTGGGCCTGCTGCTGCCAGTCGTAGCCGTAGGGGTCCTGGTGCGGGGCGTACGGGTCCTGCGGGGGCTGCTGGTAGCCGTAGACGTCCTGCTGGGGGTAGGCCGCCGGGTCGGTGTAGTAGCCCTGCTGCTGAAGCTGGGGCTGGAGGGGCTGCTGGTGCTCCTGAGGCATCACGGGCTGCGGCGGCGCCTGCGGCATCGGGGGCGCCTGGGCCGGCTGCGGGTCGCGCTCGGCGCCGATGCCCGCCAGGCCGGCGAGGTACTCGGCGTCGGCCTGCGGCTGCCCGGACTGCGGATCGCCCTGCGCCGCCAGGTGAAGGGCCAGCTCATCGACCGCGCGGGCGCCCTGGAGCTTGTCACGGCCGCGGCCGACCGCTTCCAGCGTCTTGCTCAGCACCGCCTGGAACGCCCCGAACTTGGCGTCCACATAGGCGTCGGCGCGCTGCCGGAGGGTCTCCGGGTCGGAGCTGCGCTCCGGGGCCTGGGTGCCGTCCTCGTCGGGGTAGCCCTGGTCGTCGAGCCCCGGGCCGCGGCCGAGCAGCTTCTCGCGGCCGCGGTCGACGGATCCGATGGTCTTGGTCAGCACGACCTCGAAGTTGGCGAGCTTGCTGTCGACGTAGTCGTCGGCCTCGGCGCGGATCTCCTCCGCCTCCCGGCGGGCCTCCGCGAGGATCCGGTCCGCCTCGTCCTGGGACTGCCGGGCGACCTCGGTGTCGGAGATCAGCGACCCGCGCTGGGCGTGCGCGGTCTCGATGATCCGCTCCGCCTCGGCCCGCGCCTCCTCGACCATCTGCTCCCGGCCGCCGAGCAGCTCCTGCGCCTGCGCGAGCGAGCCCGGGAGCGCGGCGCGCACCTCCTCCAGCAGGGCGAGCAGCTCGGCGCGGTTGACCACGCACGAGGCCGACATGGGCATGGACCGGGCACCGCCGACGGTCGCGACGATGTCGTCGAGCTTCTTCTGCACGTCCACCTGGACTCGCCACTCTCTGAAGGGTTGGAACGACGGAACGGGACGACTGTACGGCCACGCGCCCTGGGCCCGACACCACCTGACGCCCGCTCAGTCCGGCATCGCGCACCGTGCGCCCGGCGCGGTCTCAGCCCTTCTGCCGCAGGCGTTCGGTGAGCGCCTCCAGGACGATCGCCGGGACCAGATGGGAGACATCACCGCCCCAGGCGGCAACCTCCTTGACGAGGCTGGAGGAGAGGAAGCTGTAGGTCGGATTGGTGGGGACGAAGAGGGTCTCCACTCCCGACAGGCCGTTGTTCATCTGGGCCATCTGCAGCTCGTAGTCGAAGTCGCTGACGGCGCGCAGCCCCTTGACGATCGCGGGGATGTCGCGCTGCTTGCAGAAGTCGACCAGCAGACCGTGGAAGGACTCGACCTCCACGTTGCCGTACTCGGCGGTGGCCCGGCGGATCAGGTCGATCCGTTCCTCGACCGTGAACAGCCCCTGTTTGGACTGGTTGATCATCACGGCGACGTGGACGACGTCGTACAGCTTGGAGGCACGGGCGATGATGTCCAGGTGCCCGTTGGTGATGGGGTCGAACGACCCCGGACAGACGGCGCGGCGCAACTCGGGTTCCTCGCTCTCCGATCCGGTCATGACACGCTTGCTGACGTCGATTCGGCGGACGTCGAAGCGGCGCGACCGTACCAAAGCGTCCCCTCGCCGTAACGACGGGCCTTGATCGCTGCAAAACCGTCCGGCCAGGGGAAGGTGCCGCCTCGGGTGCTGCGCTCCACGGTGACGAGTGCCTGCTCCGCAAGCCACCCCTGACCACGGAGTGTGAGCAGGATCTCCTGAAGATCGACGTCGGTCACCGCGTAGGGCGGGTCCAGGAAGACGACGTCGTAGGGCTCGCCCGGGGGCGGTGCGGCGGCGGTCTGCTCGGCCTTGCCGGCACGGACGTCGACGCCCGGGAGGCCGACCGCGCGGACGTTGTCGCGGATGGTGCGCACCGCGCGGGCGTCGGCCTCGACCAGCAGGACGTGCGCGGCGCCGCGGGAGAGCGCCTCCAGGCCGACCGCGCCGGAACCGCCGTACAGATCGAGCACCCGGGCGCCGGCCAGCGGCCCGTCGAGCGCCTCCCAGGTGGAGAACATGCCCTCGCGCGCCCGGTCGGAGGTCGGTCGGGTGCCGTTTCCCGGGGGTACGGCCAGGCGGCGGCCGCCGGCCGTACCGGCGATCACGCGGGTCATGGGCCCGTCCTTACGTTGCGCGGGTCTGGGAAGGAGCCGGGCAGGCTCCGCCCCTCCACGATATGGCGTCAGCCGGCCGCGGACGCCCGGCCGGGGGCACCGGGGGCCGGGGGCGGTGACCGATCTCACGTGGCGCCGGGCCGTCCGGGCCCAAGCCCGCCCACGGCCGCGGCCCGGCTCATCCCTTGTCCAGATACTGCTCCCGTTGCTCGTCGAGCAGGGCCGCCAGGGCGATCCGCAGCGCCGGGTACCCGGTCAGTTCGGGGTCGGCGATGACCAGTGCGGTGGCCTCCTCGCGGGCGGCCGCGATCACCTCCTCGTCCTCGATGACCGCGAGCATCCGCAGCGAGGAGCGGACACCGGACTGTGCCTGTCCCAGGACATCGCCCTCACGCCGCTGTTCGAGGTCGATACGGGAGAGTTCGAAGCCGTCGAGGGTGCTCGCCACGGCGGCGAGCCGGGCGCGCGCGGGGCTGGCCTCGGGCATCTCGCTGACCAGCAGGCACAGTCCGGGGGCCGCGCCCCGGCCGACCCGGCCGCGCAGCTGGTGCAGCTGGGAGACGCCGAAGCGGTCCGCGTCCATGATCACCATGGCGGTGGCGTTGGGGACGTTCACCCCGACCTCGATGACCGTCGTCGCGACGAGGACGTCCAGCTCGCCGGCGGCGAAGGAGCGCATCACGCCGTCCTTGTCGTCCGGCGCCATCCGGCCGTGCAGCACCGCCACCCGCAGACCGGCCAGCGGCCCACTCCTGAGCTGTTCGGCGATGTCGAGCACCGCGAGCGGCGGCCGCTTCTCCGCCGCGTCCTCCGGTGAACTCTCCTTGGCCGCCGCGGCCTTGGCACCCTTCTTCTTCGCCGCGGGCGCCTCCTCCTCGTCGCCGATCCGCGGGCACACCACATAGCCCTGGTGTCCGGCCGCCACCTCCTCGCGGACGCGTGCCCAGGCGCGCGCGAGGAAGTGCGGCTTGTCCTTGGCGGGCACCACATGGCTGGCGATCGGCGAGCGTCCGGCGGGGAGCTGGTCCAGGACGGAGGTCTCCAGATCGCCGAAGACGGTCATGGCGACCGTGCGCGGGATCGGGGTCGCCGTCATGACCAGGAGATGCGGGGTCTGCTTCTCCCGCTGGGAGTTCCCCTTGCCGCGCAGCGCGTCCCGCTGTTCGACGCCGAAGCGGTGCTGTTCGTCGACCACGACCAGTCCCAGGTCGTGGAACTGCACCTTGTCCTCGATCAGGGCATGGGTGCCCACCACGATTCCGGCCTCGCCGGTGACCAGGTCGAGCAGCGCCTGGCGGCGGGCGGCGGCGCCCATGGAGCCGGTCAGCAGCACGACCTTGGTGCCCCGCTCCGCGCCGCCGAGCATCCCGCCCTCGGCCAGCTCCCCCATCATCTCGGTGATCGAGCGGTGGTGCTGCTGGGCCAGGACCTCGGTCGGCGCCAGCATCGCGGCCTGGCCACCGCTGTCGACGACGCCGAGCATGGCGCGCAGCGCGACCATGGTGTTGTGGGTGACGGTGAAGTGGTCGGTCACATAGGCGTGGGAGGGGTGCGCGACGCTGATGCACTGGACGGGCTTGCGGCCGACGTGCTCGACGGCCTCGACGGCGCGCCGGATGCCCGGACCGTCCTCGGGGTGCACTCCGGCACCGTCACCGGCGCCGCCGTCGCGGAACGGCGGATACCCGGCGGGCAGCAGCACGAAGACGTTGCAGGCACCGTCGCCCACGGGGACGGGTCGGGCGGAGCCGCCCAGGGAACGCACCAGCCAGGCCAGGTCGGCGGCCAGCGGGCCGGGCGCGGCGCGGTAGACCGCGGCGGCCCCCGCGGGCCCGCCCCCGGCGTCCATCAGCCCCTGCACCACGGCCAGCCGGTCCTTGACGGGGGCCAGGCGGCAGGCGGTCGGCAGGCGGTCGGCAGGGCCGTCGCCCCCGGCCGTCCGCCGTCCCACCAGATACGGGTCGCGCGGGCGGTCCCCGCCGCCGTCGAGATCCACCGGGGTGGCCGCCGCGATCGACCACCGGGGCCGGCCGTCGGGGCCGAGCAGATCGCCCCGCAGCTCGCGGGTGGTCAGCACCCGCTCGCCCGTGCCGCCGGAGCCGACGATCCACAGATGCTCGTCGTCGCACTCGACGGCGCTCCCGTCCGACAGCACCAGCCGCCAGACCTCCCGCTCGCCCTGCGGGAAGACCCCGTCCACCACGGCGAGCTCGCCGCTGGGCACCACCACTTCCGTGCCGACGGTCATCTCCCCCATGGGACGGAAGCCGCGCGGGGTCAGTACCAGGGCGTCCAGCGGCTGCGCCTTGCCGGAGCCCACCTCGCCCTGGAGGAGGCGGTGCATGGGGTGCTCGGTCGCCAGGTCGTCGAAGATCTCGCGGCTGACCTTCTGCTGGCCGTCCGTGAGCGTGAAGGGCAGCTTGGCGTCGAAGGCGTCGAGGATGCCGCCGTCGGCCGGCCGTCGTGCCACGGCGGCCAGTTGGGTCTCGGCGAGCCGGCGCCGGGCGAGCGCGACCTGCAGGACGAAGGCCTCGTCCCACTTCAGCCGGTCCCGTGCGGCGGCGATGTCGGCCTTGCTCTCCGGGCGGTGGATCTTGAGCAGCGCCTCGGTGAGCGGGATCAGCGCCCGGCCCTCGCGCAGCGCCCCGGGCAGCGGGTCGACGGCGTCCTGCGCACTGGGCAGTACCGCGTCGACCGCCTTGGCGATCTTCCAGGAGGCCATCTGCTGGCAGGCGGGGTAGAGCGGCAGGAGCTGCCGGGCGAAGGCGTCGGCCGCCTCGGTCCCGTTATCGCCGTCGCCGTCGCCGTCGAGGAGCGCGTACTCGGGGTGGGCCAGCTGGAGTTTGTGCTGGAAGACCGACACCTTGCCGGCGAACATCGCGCGGCGTCCCGGGAGAAGGTCCTTGTGGGGCTTGTGAATGCCCTTGCCGAAGAAGACCAGCCGGAGCCGGCCGCTGCCGTCGGTGAGCGTCACTTCGAGGCGCTGTCCCCGGCCGCCGTTGAATTTCAGCACCCGGGAATCCGCGACCTGCGCGACGACCGTGACGTGTTCGTCCAGCGGGAGGTCCGCGAGGCGGGTCAGTTCGCCGCGCTCGGCATAGCGCCGCGGATAGTGGTGCAACAGATCGCCGACCGTTTGCAGGCCGAGCTGCTCGGACAGCACCTTCGCGGTGGTGCCACCGAGGATTTTCTTCAGGGGTTCGTCGAGCGCTGCCACGTATCCATTGCACACCACGCCTGTGACAATCGCGGTGCGTTCGGCGTCCCGGCGCTTCTCACTCCACACCGATGAGCAGCGGCACCGCGTGCTGGCCGCCGTCGTAGACCACCGTGTCCACGGCGAGATGGCGCTCGCGGACGTGCCGCTCCAGCCGCTCGCCGAGCGCGCCGGGCACACCGGCGCCGAGGACCAGGGTCACCATCTCGCCGCCCGCCGACAGCATCCGGTCGAGCACGGTCGTCGCCGTGCGCACCAGATCGGCGCCGATCACCGCGACATCGCCGTCGATCAGGCCGAGGATGTCCCCGGCCTGGCAGACGCCGGCCATCGTCCACGACTGCCGCTCGGCGACCGCCAGCTCCGCGTAGCGGGTGGCGCCCGCGGCCGCGGTCATCGCGACCACGTCCTCGTCGAAGCTGCGGTCCGGCTCGTGCACGGCCAGCGCCGCGATGCCCTGGACGGCGGAGCGGGTGGGGATCAGGGCGACCCGGACGCCTTCGGTGCGGGCCTGTTCGGCGGCGGCCGCCGCGGTGTGCCGCAGCTCGGGGTCGTTCGGCAGCAGCATGACCTCACGGGCGTGCGCCTGCCGGATCGCCTGGACCAGTTCGCCGCTGGCGGGCGGCTCCCCGGGACGCACCGTGACCGGGGTCGCGCCGGCCTGGGCACACAGCCCGGCGAGCCCGGCGCCCGGCACCACCGCGACCACGGCCCGCGCGGTCATCGCCGGCTCCCTGGTGCGCGCGGCCCCGCCGAAGTGGGTGATGCGGATCCGGTACGGGCGGCCCGCCTCGATACCGGCCTCCACGGCGGCCCCGGCGTCGTCGACATGGACATGGACGTTCCACAGCCCGTCCCCGCCGACCACCACCAGGGAGTCGCCGAGCCCGTCGAGCCGGCCGCGCAGCCGCGCCACCTCGGCGTCACCGGCCTCCAGCAGGTAGATCACCTCGAAGGCGGGCCCGTCCGGGTCCCCGCAGCCGTCCGCGGCGCGCGCGCAGCCGGCCGCCCGCGGGAGCGGGGCGTCGGCGCGTACGGCCACCGGCGTCGCCGAGACCTCCCCGCAGAGCGCGTCGGCCAGCGCCCCCAGCACGGCCACGAGTCCGCAGCCGCCGGCGTCCACGACACCGGCTCGGCCGAGCACGGCCAGCTGCCCGGGGGTCGCCCGCAGGGCGGCGGACGCGCCCTCGTGGGCGGCGCGGGCGACCTCGGCGGCCCCCGCGGCCCGGTCGGCGGCGCACCGGGTGGCGGCGTCGGCGGCAGCGGTCGCCACCGTCAGGACGGTGCCCTCCACGGGGTGGGCCACGGCCTCGTACGTCGAGGCGGCGGCCCGGCGCAGCGCCCGCCCCAGGGCGTCGCCCGAGCCGTCGGCGGCGGCCAGCACCTCCGTCATCCCGCGCAGCAGCTGCGCCAGGATGGTGCCGGAGTTGCCGCGCGCCCCGATGAGGGCGCCGTGCGCCATGGCACCGATGGCGTCCGCG belongs to Streptomyces sp. NBC_01454 and includes:
- a CDS encoding winged helix-turn-helix transcriptional regulator, which encodes MAIESSAATAGEPAPGCADDLAYDVFARECPSREALKHITDRWGSLTLGALLDGTFRFNELRRRVEGVSEKMLAQTLHALERDGLVHREAQQSNPPRVDYALTPLGNQVARQLRLLIDLVEDRMPQVLQARERYDARHTAG
- a CDS encoding helicase-related protein, giving the protein MAALDEPLKKILGGTTAKVLSEQLGLQTVGDLLHHYPRRYAERGELTRLADLPLDEHVTVVAQVADSRVLKFNGGRGQRLEVTLTDGSGRLRLVFFGKGIHKPHKDLLPGRRAMFAGKVSVFQHKLQLAHPEYALLDGDGDGDNGTEAADAFARQLLPLYPACQQMASWKIAKAVDAVLPSAQDAVDPLPGALREGRALIPLTEALLKIHRPESKADIAAARDRLKWDEAFVLQVALARRRLAETQLAAVARRPADGGILDAFDAKLPFTLTDGQQKVSREIFDDLATEHPMHRLLQGEVGSGKAQPLDALVLTPRGFRPMGEMTVGTEVVVPSGELAVVDGVFPQGEREVWRLVLSDGSAVECDDEHLWIVGSGGTGERVLTTRELRGDLLGPDGRPRWSIAAATPVDLDGGGDRPRDPYLVGRRTAGGDGPADRLPTACRLAPVKDRLAVVQGLMDAGGGPAGAAAVYRAAPGPLAADLAWLVRSLGGSARPVPVGDGACNVFVLLPAGYPPFRDGGAGDGAGVHPEDGPGIRRAVEAVEHVGRKPVQCISVAHPSHAYVTDHFTVTHNTMVALRAMLGVVDSGGQAAMLAPTEVLAQQHHRSITEMMGELAEGGMLGGAERGTKVVLLTGSMGAAARRQALLDLVTGEAGIVVGTHALIEDKVQFHDLGLVVVDEQHRFGVEQRDALRGKGNSQREKQTPHLLVMTATPIPRTVAMTVFGDLETSVLDQLPAGRSPIASHVVPAKDKPHFLARAWARVREEVAAGHQGYVVCPRIGDEEEAPAAKKKGAKAAAAKESSPEDAAEKRPPLAVLDIAEQLRSGPLAGLRVAVLHGRMAPDDKDGVMRSFAAGELDVLVATTVIEVGVNVPNATAMVIMDADRFGVSQLHQLRGRVGRGAAPGLCLLVSEMPEASPARARLAAVASTLDGFELSRIDLEQRREGDVLGQAQSGVRSSLRMLAVIEDEEVIAAAREEATALVIADPELTGYPALRIALAALLDEQREQYLDKG
- a CDS encoding ATP synthase F0 subunit B, whose protein sequence is MDVQKKLDDIVATVGGARSMPMSASCVVNRAELLALLEEVRAALPGSLAQAQELLGGREQMVEEARAEAERIIETAHAQRGSLISDTEVARQSQDEADRILAEARREAEEIRAEADDYVDSKLANFEVVLTKTIGSVDRGREKLLGRGPGLDDQGYPDEDGTQAPERSSDPETLRQRADAYVDAKFGAFQAVLSKTLEAVGRGRDKLQGARAVDELALHLAAQGDPQSGQPQADAEYLAGLAGIGAERDPQPAQAPPMPQAPPQPVMPQEHQQPLQPQLQQQGYYTDPAAYPQQDVYGYQQPPQDPYAPHQDPYGYDWQQQAQQQGYDPNAYLPQQQMPQQQMPQQPPHGHAAQPGALDETSLFDTSMIDLDQLRQYEEGRQ
- a CDS encoding YceD family protein, with product MFDTRELGRRPGALKRVSRSVEAPRDLGNEVIAVPAGAAIELDLRLESVMDGVLVTGTGRATVKGECVRCLEPLERELDADFQEMFAYPDADARVHEDAGDDAEDEEDTLFLEDDLFDLEPVLRDAVVLALPMQPVCQDDCPGLCSDCGVRLADDPDHHHDAVDIRWAALQGLAGTVKDGEKDNMGGAEAGVDEKQEK
- the rsmD gene encoding 16S rRNA (guanine(966)-N(2))-methyltransferase RsmD; this encodes MTRVIAGTAGGRRLAVPPGNGTRPTSDRAREGMFSTWEALDGPLAGARVLDLYGGSGAVGLEALSRGAAHVLLVEADARAVRTIRDNVRAVGLPGVDVRAGKAEQTAAAPPPGEPYDVVFLDPPYAVTDVDLQEILLTLRGQGWLAEQALVTVERSTRGGTFPWPDGFAAIKARRYGEGTLWYGRAASTSAESTSASVS
- the rnc gene encoding ribonuclease III, encoding MTGSVSSPKKAQDAHATSRTRGDEPTPADTASSHTLLEGRLGYKLETALLVRALTHRSFAYENGGLPTNERLEFLGDSVLGLVVTDTLYRIHPDLPEGQLAKLRAAVVNSRALAEVGRGLDLGAFIRLGRGEEGTGGRDKASILADTLEAVIGAVYLDQGLDAAGELVHRLFDPLIEKSSSLGAGLDWKTSLQELTATEGLGVPEYLVTETGPDHEKTFTAAARVGGVSYGTGTGRSKKEAEQQAAESAWRAIRAAADEAAKAAASGDEESPAPGDRTDSTGAATAAQPDSAPAAGDSPSSAH
- the coaD gene encoding pantetheine-phosphate adenylyltransferase gives rise to the protein MRRAVCPGSFDPITNGHLDIIARASKLYDVVHVAVMINQSKQGLFTVEERIDLIRRATAEYGNVEVESFHGLLVDFCKQRDIPAIVKGLRAVSDFDYELQMAQMNNGLSGVETLFVPTNPTYSFLSSSLVKEVAAWGGDVSHLVPAIVLEALTERLRQKG
- the mutM gene encoding bifunctional DNA-formamidopyrimidine glycosylase/DNA-(apurinic or apyrimidinic site) lyase; protein product: MPELPEVEVVRRGLERWVSGRTIDTVEVRHPRAIRRHTAGAADFAARLTGLRVGAARRRGKYLWLPVTGGGPAAQTAAEGLTPRVTPSVTHGLAILAHLGMSGQLLVQPAGAPDEKHLRIRLGFADALGTELRFVDQRTFGGLSLHDTVPGDPDLLPDVIAHIARDPLDPAFDDAAFHAALRRRRTTIKRALLDQTLISGVGNIYADEALWRSRLHYERPTATFTRPRTAELLGHVRDVMNAALAVGGTSFDSLYVNVNGDSGYFDRSLDAYGREDEPCGRCGTPIRRRPWMNRSSYFCPRCQRPPRA
- the rpmF gene encoding 50S ribosomal protein L32, with protein sequence MAVPKRKMSRSNTRHRRSQWKAAVPTLVACERCHEPKQQHIACPSCGTYNKRQVLEV
- a CDS encoding DAK2 domain-containing protein, with product MPHPLDAAAVRSWCGLALEALGRERERIDAINVYPVADGDTGTNLYLTLESAARAVEAAFDGQASAGTAPRLADAIGAMAHGALIGARGNSGTILAQLLRGMTEVLAAADGSGDALGRALRRAAASTYEAVAHPVEGTVLTVATAAADAATRCAADRAAGAAEVARAAHEGASAALRATPGQLAVLGRAGVVDAGGCGLVAVLGALADALCGEVSATPVAVRADAPLPRAAGCARAADGCGDPDGPAFEVIYLLEAGDAEVARLRGRLDGLGDSLVVVGGDGLWNVHVHVDDAGAAVEAGIEAGRPYRIRITHFGGAARTREPAMTARAVVAVVPGAGLAGLCAQAGATPVTVRPGEPPASGELVQAIRQAHAREVMLLPNDPELRHTAAAAAEQARTEGVRVALIPTRSAVQGIAALAVHEPDRSFDEDVVAMTAAAGATRYAELAVAERQSWTMAGVCQAGDILGLIDGDVAVIGADLVRTATTVLDRMLSAGGEMVTLVLGAGVPGALGERLERHVRERHLAVDTVVYDGGQHAVPLLIGVE